The Candidatus Nezhaarchaeales archaeon genome includes the window ATGTGCTTAACCTGTAAGGAGCGTTGCCCCCAGGAAGTAGCGCCGGTAGACGTTATACTGACGCTTAGAAACCTAGCGGTTGAGTCCGGGGTTAAGGTGCCTGAAGGCTACATGAAGGTAGTGGAACATATACTTGAGGATGGAAGGATACAGCCCCCTCAAGAAGTAGTTTCAAGAGGCTTCGAAACATATACTAGGCAAGCGTTAAACCTACCCCTTCCAGTAGGGTTGGTTAACGTGGATAGGTTTAGATCGGCCTTTACGAAGGCCCTTGAAACCACCTACTTGGAGGGTTAAAGCGTGAAGAGGTACGCGCTCTACCTAGGCTGCGTAATCCCGACGGAGCAATACGCGTACGAAGCGTCCTTAAGATCCGTTCTACACGAGTTAGGGGTGGAGCTCGTAGATATGGATAATGCTTCCTGCTGCGGCCTCCCAGTTAGAAGCGTTAACGTTTACGGCTGGTTATACCTTTCAGCTAGAAACCTAGCTATAGCTGAACAGCTCGGCTTAAACCTATTAAGCCCATGTAACGGTTGCCACCTCTCCCTATGCGAGGTTAAACACTACTTAAACGAGGATAGTAGGCTTAAAGCATGGGTTAACGGGCTCCTAGAGGAGGAAGGCTTAAAGTATCGTGGAGGAGTTGAGGTTAAGCATACGGTGGACGCCCTCCACGACGATGTTGGCGTTAACGTTATAGCTAAACAGGTTAGGAGGAGGTTGGAAGGCTTAAAGCTAGCAGCCCACTACGGATGCCATATCCTAAGGCCTAGTAGGCTTAAGAGGGTTGACGACCCTGAAGACCCCGTTAAGCTTGAAAGCCTACTGAAGGCTTTAGGCGTTGAAGCTCCTAACTACCCTGAAAGGCTTGATTGTTGCGGAGGGGGCTTACTAATACCTAACGCGCAGGCAGCCTTAAGTATGGCTGGAGCTAAGCTTAAGGCGGTTAAGCTTAAGGGTTTCGATGGCCTCGTAACGGTATGCCCAGCGTGCCAGAAAATGCTAGACGCTAAACAAGCTGCGGCTGGGCAGACCGTCGGCTTCAACGTTGAACTCCCCGTAGTATACTACGTTCAACTATTGGGTTTAGCTCTAGGAGTTGATCAGGCTAAGCTAGGTTTACAGCTTAACCAAAGCCCTATCGATAACCTACTGGCTAAGGCCTGAAGCCTTCCTTAGCCTAGCCCTTCCTTCACGCCTAAAGCTCAATATTAGGCTCCTCGTTAACTCTAAGCCTTTAACGTAGGCTTCGTACATATCCCTTTCGAGGTCGAACTCCGTATAAACACCTAACGCGTTAAGCGCCTTATTCGCTTCTTCGAGGTCTTTAGCGGTTAATACCGCCTTAGCCATCGGCGACCCCTCAAAAACCTTTAACGGGTCGAGGAAGAAGGTTAGAACGGATAACGGCGATAGTTCAACGCTCCTCGTACCAAGCCTTACTTGAACCCGCCCATACCTACCCTTAAAGGCTTCCAAGGGTATGGCGCTTGACTCCGTATCCGCTAGCTTAACTAGCTCCTCGAGGAGCTTAACGTCGTCACCGTTTAACCCCCTAGCCCCCATGTAGCCGCCTAGGGAGGCTATTTGACTAATACGTTTAAGCAGGTAGCCAGGTTCAAGTTCACCGTCTACGCCTAAACCGTGAACCGCTAGAACAGCTTCATACCCTCTCCTCCCAAGCTCGGCTATAACCGCTAGCATCACTTGATCCGAGAGAGGGCTCCAAAGGTCCTCCTCGTCTCCCAAGGCTAAAACGTCTCCTCCAACATCTACACCTACCACTAGGTCTGCGTTAAGATCCTCCATTACTGACGCTAAACCTTCAACGAGTTTGAGGGGGCTTAACCATAAATCGAGGGCTAAAACCTCCTCCCTAAGGAAGCTACTAA containing:
- a CDS encoding 4Fe-4S dicluster domain-containing protein, which codes for MASLTDLMTSKAPSRDTFRRLMRKPGDHRPNYCYQCVRCTSGCPAMELLELPPHYVVNMVRLGFVDELVGSKVIWGCAMCLTCKERCPQEVAPVDVILTLRNLAVESGVKVPEGYMKVVEHILEDGRIQPPQEVVSRGFETYTRQALNLPLPVGLVNVDRFRSAFTKALETTYLEG
- a CDS encoding CoB--CoM heterodisulfide reductase iron-sulfur subunit B family protein → MKRYALYLGCVIPTEQYAYEASLRSVLHELGVELVDMDNASCCGLPVRSVNVYGWLYLSARNLAIAEQLGLNLLSPCNGCHLSLCEVKHYLNEDSRLKAWVNGLLEEEGLKYRGGVEVKHTVDALHDDVGVNVIAKQVRRRLEGLKLAAHYGCHILRPSRLKRVDDPEDPVKLESLLKALGVEAPNYPERLDCCGGGLLIPNAQAALSMAGAKLKAVKLKGFDGLVTVCPACQKMLDAKQAAAGQTVGFNVELPVVYYVQLLGLALGVDQAKLGLQLNQSPIDNLLAKA
- a CDS encoding DUF1152 domain-containing protein, translating into MEDFLLKRKGMVSLVLGMGGGGDTVTAAILRRVLSLFGVKAVIGGVVWERFPIDPVPGPIRLEELNPVKPLGLGVAWVNGGTVAFRGGRIVKPQLTCVSSFLREEVLALDLWLSPLKLVEGLASVMEDLNADLVVGVDVGGDVLALGDEEDLWSPLSDQVMLAVIAELGRRGYEAVLAVHGLGVDGELEPGYLLKRISQIASLGGYMGARGLNGDDVKLLEELVKLADTESSAIPLEAFKGRYGRVQVRLGTRSVELSPLSVLTFFLDPLKVFEGSPMAKAVLTAKDLEEANKALNALGVYTEFDLERDMYEAYVKGLELTRSLILSFRREGRARLRKASGLSQ